The Caldisericia bacterium genomic sequence TCTCAAATGAGATTTTATTTAAAAGAGAATATATCAGATGATATTTTTAACAAAAAAGTCGGTGCATTTTTTATAAATAAAATATTCAAACCAGGGGCAAGTTTAAGATGGGATGAACTTTTAATTCAATCAACTGGTGAAACACTAAACCCAGATTATCTTGTAAAAGAAGTTTCAATAATCTAATAAGGAGGAAATATGAGTTTAAAGGGAAGAGATCTATTAACTCTCTATGACTTTACAAAAGAGGAATTAAATTTATTTTTAAAAGCAGGTGAAGAGCTAAAATTAAAATCAAAAATGGGAGAAAAAACACCAATTCTTTCAGGTAAAAAGCTTGGAATGATTTTTGAAAAACCATCTACAAGAACTAGAGTTTCTTTTGAAGTTGCAATGTATGAACTTGGAGGACATGCAATTTATCTTTCATCTAGTGAACTACAACTTAAAAGAGGTGAAACAATTGCAGATACAGCAAGAGTTTTATCAAGATATCTTGATGGCATTATGGCAAGAGTTTTTTCTCATAAAGATTTGGTTGAACTTGCAAAATATGCTTCAATTCCAGTTATAAATGGACTCTCTGACATGTTTCATCCCTGTCAAGTTTTAGGTGATCTTTTAACTATTAAAGAAAAGAAGGGAAGATTAGAAGGGATAAAACTAACTTATGTTGGAGATGGAAACAATGTTTGTCACTCTTTAATGATTGGTGGTGTTAAAATGGGGCTTAAAGTTGTTGTATCAACTCCAAAAGAATATGAACCAAATCCAGAAGTTGTAAAAATGGCAAAAGAAGGTGAAAAATATGGTGGAGAACTCATATTAATTGAAGATCCTATTGAAGCAGTTAAAGATAGCGATGTTATATATACTGATGTTTGGGTTTCTATGGGTCAGGAAGATAGTGAAATTAAAAAGAAAAAACTAGAGATTTATCAAGTAAATAAAGAACTTGTAAAATATGCAAAAGAAGATTTTATTTTTATGCATTGTTTACCTGCTCACAGAGGAGAAGAGGTAGTTGATGAAGTTATAGATAGTGCTAATTCAGTTGTTTTTGATCAAGCAGAAAATAGATTACATATTCAAAAGGGAATTTTATCTTTGCTTTTATAAAACTGATGAGGTTTAAAAATTGATTTTAGAAAAAAGGGAATGGATAATAATAACTATTGTTGCATTTGTCTTAGGAATAATTATAGGTTTTTACTCATCAAAACTCAGTTCAAAAGAGACATTAACTTTAAATGAAACAAAAGAAAAGATATATGTTCAGATAGTAGGAGAGATAAAATATCCAGGTGTCTATGAAATGGAGAATGGTGATAGAGTTTTTCAACTTGTTGAGAAAGCAGGTGGTCTTTCTGAAAATGCAGATATTAATTCTATAAATCTTTCAAAAAAACTAATTGATGGTGAAAAAATAACTGTATTTGCAAAAAAATCTTTAACTGAAGATGATTCAAAGACTACTCAATCTGGAATATCATCAACCAAACCTAAATCAAATCTTATTAATATAAACACTGCATCAAAAGAAGAACTTGAATCACTTCCTGGGATTGGTCCAACTCTCGCCCAAAGAATTATTGATTATAGAGAAACAAATGGATATTTTCAAACAATTGAAGATATTAAGAAAGTTTCAGGGATAGGAGATAAGAAGTTTGAGGCTATTAAAAATTTAATTACAGTTGGTCCTTGAGAAAACTATTTAGGATAATTTTTATTTTCTTTCTCCTATCCCTTTTCTCTATTAAGTATCCATTTTTAATTATTTTTTTATTTATCCCAATTTTATTTATCAGAAGAAGGGATTTTTTTATTTTCTATTCAATTTTTATAATTTTAGGACTAACAAGAGTTTATTTTTTTAAAACTCCATCTTTTTTAGAACTTAAAGAAAACATAATTAAGGGAGAAGTAGTTTCATATGAAAATGAAAATAGTTTTGTATTAAAAAACAATTTGGGAAAATTTTTAGTGTATAAAAATGGTGATTTTTTTCTAAAACCGGGTGATAAAATTTCGATTGAGGGATTTTTTCTAAATAGTCTCAAAGGAAACCCTGGAGAAGAAAGTTATTATATATATTCTTTAACCGAAGGAATAAGAGGGAATTTTTATGCAAATAAAATAGAAATTATCGAAAAAAATCAAAGTTTAATTTCAAAATTAAGAGAAAAAATTTACAATAATTTAAACATTTTCGGAAAAAATTCTGAAATTTTCGAAGGTTTTATTTTTGGAGGCAAAACAGTTGATAGTGAAATAAAAGAACTTTTTAAATATAGTGGAACAATTCACCTTTTTGCTATCTCAGGAATTCATCTTTCAATTTTGGGTGGATTTTTCTCAATCTTTCTCAATCCTTTGATTGTTATTATTATTCTTTTTATATATCTTATTATAATTCTCTTTCCAGTTTCAGCATTAAGAGCTTTTTTTATGTACTCATTCTTTTTAATTGGCAAGGTTTTCAAAAGAGAGATTGATACATTAAATTCACTTCTATTTTCAGCAATAATTCTAATTTTAATAAATCCACTTAATTTAATTTCTCCATCTTTTTTATTAACATTTATATCTACCCTCTCGATAATAACAATTTCAGAAAAATTTAAAAATAGATTACTAAAATTTTTAATGCTACCTTCTTTTATTATCTTTGGTTCTTTTCCTATTCTTATATATTTCTTCCCTTTTTTCTCTTTTATAACACTAATATCAAATTTAGTGATAATTCCTTTAATTTCATTGTTTCTTCCGGTTATTTTCTTTTTTTCGTTAATATCTATAATTTTCAAAGAGTCAATATTAATACTTAAACCAATTTGCTATATAATTGAAAAATTAGTTTCTTTTTTCTCAAACACTCCTTTATCTTCAATTGGTATTAAAAAACCTACTACTCTTTTTATTATCTTTTATTTTATTATCTATTTTATTGTTGTTTTAATTTTTTTAAAAGAAATTGAATTAAAAAAAGTAAAACAATATTTTATTATTTTTTTAATTATAACTTTGATTACATTTTCTTTTCCCTATTTAAAAGATTTTAATAACTTTAAAATAATTTTTTTTGATGTTGGAGAAGGTGATTCAATTTTGATCAAAACACCAAAAAATGAAACTATATTAGTTGATGGTGGAGGAACCTCAGATAAAGAGAAAAAAAGCCCTGGAATGAGAGTTTTAAATTCTTTAAAGAGATTGGGAATAAATGAAATTGATTATGTTATTTTTACTCATGAAGATAGTGATCATATTGAAGGGCTTTTTCATGTAATAAAAAGAGTAAAAATTAAAAATTTACTTTATCCTGATATAAATTTGTCTAATTATGGAATAGATTTAGCAAAAATTCTTCAAAAAGAAAAAATATTAATAAATAAATTGAAAAGAGGAGATGAATTTGAAATATGTGGGGTAAAATTTTTTGTTTTAAATCCTTATCCTAATGGAAAAGAATATTTGAGAGCAAATGATAATAACAATTCACTTTCTATAATTGTAGAATATGAAAATTTTAAATTTTTTTTAAGTGGTGATATTGAAAATGAAGCAATAGAAGAAATATATAATCTTTATCCTGATAAATTGAAGAATGTTTTTATATTAAAAGTTCCTCACCATGGAAGTAAAAATTCCTATAATGAAAATTTTTTTAATATTTTAAATCCTCAAATTTCAGTAATTTCTGTTGGATCAAATAATTTTGGTCATCCATCAGATGATGTTATAAATTATCTTAATTCTTTGAATTCTAAAATTTATAGAACAGATAAAGATGGAGCAGTTGAATGTGAAATAGATAATAATAAAAATTATAATATAAAAAGTTATAATTTCTCTGAAATAACTATTAATCTTTTTGAATGAATTGAGTACTCCTCGAAATTATACCCACCAAAACATTTTATAATTCTAAAACCTGCTTCTTTAAGATAAAATTCTATTTCTTTATATGTAAAAACTCTATATATTCTTATATAACTTTTATTATTTCCATTATTAATAATAACTCTTTCAGTTTTTAATCTACTTGTTTTAATATTTAATTCATTTCTCTCTAGAATATAGAAATTTCCTTCCTTTTCCCATCTTTCTTTTGGAAGATTTTTTAACATATAATAAATGTTTTCAAGATCAAGTAAAAACTTTCCATTATCTTTTAAGGAGTTATTGACTTTTTTAAGCAAAAATAGGTTTTCCTCGTCTGAAAAATAACCAAAACTTGTCCAAATTGATATTACTGCATTAAATTCATTCTGAAAATTAATTTCTCTCATATCTATTTTTTTAAAATCAATATTTTCTAAATCACCTTTTAAATTTTTTCCTATTTCAATATATTTTTCATTAAAATCAATTCCGAGACCAGAAATTCCTCTTCTTCCCAGTTCTAAAATATGTCTTCCAATTCCGCAACCTAAATCTAAAACTTTATCACCCATTTTAAGAGAAAGAGCATTTATTATAAAATCAACTTGTTTAAAAGTAAGTTCTTCTTTTTGCTTTTTAAGATAAAGCTCAAGATAATTATCATCAAAAAAATCAAAATACCACTCTTCCATATTTCCTCTTAATTTAAATCTTACAAAAATTTTTAAAAAAATTAAGTTGTTTGAATAAAATTAAAAATTTTGATATTATTAAATTGACCCTCGGGCTATCGTGTTGAAAAGGATGGGTTGGGCCAACACGGTAAAAAATGGGATTCAATATCTTTATAACTTCTTCTGGGATGGAAGAGTTATAAATGAGAATCCCACCTGCTTGGATGCAGGTTCAATCCTATCCTGACTCACGTAGCCTGGGGGATTTTTTAAATGAAAGAAATTGGAAAAGTATTAGAAAATAAAAACAAATTTTCTATAGTTGAAGTTGGTGGTTCTTATTGTGAAAGTTGTATAAGCAAAGAAAAATGTTTATTTCATAGAGAAAGAGAGAAATTGGTTGAAGCAGAAAATAAAATAAATGCAAAACCAGGAGATATTGTTCTTTTGGAAGTTCCACCAAAAAAATATGTTTTTATTACATTCGTTATTTATTTAATTCCGATAATCTCTATGTTTGTTGGTTCTATATTAGGTGAATATATATTTAAAAATATTTATTTTAAAGGAGAAAACATTACTCCAATTTTGTCAGGATTTATATTTTTAGTTTTTTCTATCCTATTAATTCGGGTTTTCAATAAATTCCTTTTGTTAAGACCTAAAATAGAAGAGGTAATTAATGAAGATTTCTTAAAAAATCTAACAGATGAAAATTCTTGATTTAAAATTAAAAGTTGATATATTAAAATTCAAGGAGATAAATTATGGGAATTGAAGGTAATATTAAAGACTTTCCTTTAATTGATGTGTTGAACCTTCTCTCCTTCGGAACAAAGACAGGAGTTCTTGTTATATCAGGTAAAAAAAATGATGAACTATTAAATGGAGAAATCTATTTTATGGGTGGAAAAATAGTTGATGCAATTTGTGGAAATAAAAGGGGAGAAGAAGCATTTTATTCTATTTTTTTGATGAGTGAAGGTAATTTTACTTTTAAAACACAAAATATAAATATAACACCAAAAATCGAAAAAAGTTTTGATAATCTTTTACTTGAAGCAATAAGAAAAGCGGATGAAATTAAAGTATTATATTCAAAAATACCAGATCTTGCAACTGTTTTAGAAACAAATCCAAATGTTGAAGCAAGTGAAATACGTCTTTCTTCTGATGAATGGCAAGTACTAAACTTATTTAAAGATAAAAAAAGCATAAAAGAGGCACTTAAAATTTCACCATTTTCTGAGTTTGAAACTTTAAAATCAATTTATCTTTTGCTTTCATTTAATCTTTTAACAAAAGCAGAAGAAATTGAGATAGATTTATCAAAAATTATTCCAAAAAGGGTTATCACTCCTGTAAAAGATGCTTTATCAATTTTAGGACTTTCTCAACCAAGAACAATTTGTGAAAAAGTTCTATTTAAAGTTGATGGAGTTAGAAGTCTACAAGATATAGCAAATGAATTAAAAATTTCAAAACAAGAAATTTTGAGTTGTTTTATAAAACTTCTGAAAGAAACAAAAATTATAGCCAATATATCTCTTGAAAAAATAAAAGTAATAGAAAGATTAACAAAGGAGGAGTAAATGAGATTAGAGAATTTTTTGTATCCTGCAATTCTTGTTTTAATATTCCACTTTTTCATTTTAATTGCTTTAAAAATTAGAAGAGGTGTATCTTTAGCATTCTTCTATCTTTTGATAGGTGGAATTCTCTCTATAATTCAGTTTGTAAGTTTTCCTGGATATCTTGCTTTATTAAGAGGTTTAAGTATTCAAGGTATACCTCTTATTCCTGTTTATTTTATCTCAATTGTTATAATTTCGATCTTTATAATATTTGAAATGTTTGATATTGAAATTAGTAGAAATTATACAATTTCTTTAATTTTTGGAAGAATTCTTGTTATTCTCCTTTTCTTTTCTATTGTTTTCATTGAATATTTATTATCTTCTTTAGGAACAGAAAAATTTCAATTAAAAAATGTTTTTGATTATGTTTATCTTATAACAGGTAAGCCAACGCAAATTTTAATAACTCTTGCATTCTTTATCGGAGCAATTTTTGTTGCTTTTCTTATTTATGCACTTTTAAGAGCTGTTAAATTACCTTTCTTTATTGCTTCAATAATTTCTATTTTTGTTGGAGGTTTAGTTAATCTGATGAGTGTTAGTTTTCCACTATTTTTCTATGTTCCACAAATGTTCTTTGGTGTTTTTTATCATTTAGCTTTTGTTGGTATAATTTTATCTTTTATAACATTTATTCTCTGGGGTTGGGTGAAAGGAAAAGAATAATTAAAGATCCGCTAATTGAAAAAATAATTAATTCAAAAAATTATAAAAATAATATAAGAAATATTGTTGAATTAGATGAAATTAAACCAAATTTAATTCCACTTGACTTTTTAAATGAAAATTTAAAAAATAAATTAGAAAAAATCGGAATAAACTTTTTTTATGAATATCAGAAGGAAGTTTACAACTCAATTAAAAATAGAGAAAATATAGCTATTATATCTCCAACTGCATCAGGAAAAACAATTGCATTTCACTTACCTATATATGAATTTATAAAAAATGGTGAAAAAGCAATTTATATCTATCCAACAAAAGCGCTAACAAGAGATCAAGAAAGGCAAATTTTAAATCTCACAGAAGAAATTAAATGTGGTGTCTATGATGGAGATACAGATATTTCGTTAAGAAAGAAAATAAGGGAGGAAGCACAAATTTTATTTACAAATCCAGAAATGATTCATTATTCTATTCTTCCCTACCACACAAATTGGAGTAGATTTATAAGCAGACTTTCTTATATTGTTTTCGATGAGGCACATATCTATAATGGAGTCTTTGGTTCAAATATCTCTTCTCTTATAAAAAGAATGAAAAGAATTTTCAAGTTTTATGAAAAAGATGTTAAATTTGTTTTTTCCTCAGCAACAGTTGGAAATCCAGAGGAGTTTTTTTATAATCTTTTTGGTGAAAAAATAAAAATAATTAGAGGAGATAAAACTCCCAGAAAAAAGAAAAAGTTCATTTTTATTAAAACACCAGATGAAAGATCAATTCTTATTGAAGCAATGTGGATAACAGAACTATTAGTAAATTCAGATTATAGAGGAATTGCATTTATGAGAAGTAGAAAAGGGGTAGAACTTTTATATAGATATTTAAGAGAGAAATTAGATGAAAAATTAACTAAAAAAGTTTTACCTTATAGAGCAGGTTATTCAAAAGAAAGAAGGAGAGAAATTGAGAAAAAGCTCCTTCAAGGAGATATAAATTTTGTAATTTCAACAAATGCATTAGAACTTGGAATTGATATTGGTGACCTTGATATAGTTTTAATTGTAGGTTATCCAGGAACAATATCTTCATTTTTGCAGGAAAGTGGAAGAGCAGGAAGAAAAAGAGAGGGGTACACAATATTTATTGCTGATAAAGATCCTTTAAATGAATATATAGTGAATCACCCAGAGGAAATTTTTGAAAAGGGGTCAGAAAATTTAATTATTGATCCAGAAAATCCACATTTATTAAAAAAACATATTTTATGTGCATCATTTGAAATTCCAATTCATAAAAACGATGATTTTTATTTTAAAGATGTATGTGAAAATTTAAAAAAAGAAGATAAATTAAAAGAAGTTGATGGTAGATTAATTCCAAATTCTCTTAATTTTCCTCATAAAAATGTCACCCTTAGAAGTTTTGAAGAAGATGATT encodes the following:
- the argF gene encoding ornithine carbamoyltransferase, translated to MSLKGRDLLTLYDFTKEELNLFLKAGEELKLKSKMGEKTPILSGKKLGMIFEKPSTRTRVSFEVAMYELGGHAIYLSSSELQLKRGETIADTARVLSRYLDGIMARVFSHKDLVELAKYASIPVINGLSDMFHPCQVLGDLLTIKEKKGRLEGIKLTYVGDGNNVCHSLMIGGVKMGLKVVVSTPKEYEPNPEVVKMAKEGEKYGGELILIEDPIEAVKDSDVIYTDVWVSMGQEDSEIKKKKLEIYQVNKELVKYAKEDFIFMHCLPAHRGEEVVDEVIDSANSVVFDQAENRLHIQKGILSLLL
- a CDS encoding helix-hairpin-helix domain-containing protein, giving the protein MILEKREWIIITIVAFVLGIIIGFYSSKLSSKETLTLNETKEKIYVQIVGEIKYPGVYEMENGDRVFQLVEKAGGLSENADINSINLSKKLIDGEKITVFAKKSLTEDDSKTTQSGISSTKPKSNLININTASKEELESLPGIGPTLAQRIIDYRETNGYFQTIEDIKKVSGIGDKKFEAIKNLITVGP
- a CDS encoding DNA internalization-related competence protein ComEC/Rec2 is translated as MRKLFRIIFIFFLLSLFSIKYPFLIIFLFIPILFIRRRDFFIFYSIFIILGLTRVYFFKTPSFLELKENIIKGEVVSYENENSFVLKNNLGKFLVYKNGDFFLKPGDKISIEGFFLNSLKGNPGEESYYIYSLTEGIRGNFYANKIEIIEKNQSLISKLREKIYNNLNIFGKNSEIFEGFIFGGKTVDSEIKELFKYSGTIHLFAISGIHLSILGGFFSIFLNPLIVIIILFIYLIIILFPVSALRAFFMYSFFLIGKVFKREIDTLNSLLFSAIILILINPLNLISPSFLLTFISTLSIITISEKFKNRLLKFLMLPSFIIFGSFPILIYFFPFFSFITLISNLVIIPLISLFLPVIFFFSLISIIFKESILILKPICYIIEKLVSFFSNTPLSSIGIKKPTTLFIIFYFIIYFIVVLIFLKEIELKKVKQYFIIFLIITLITFSFPYLKDFNNFKIIFFDVGEGDSILIKTPKNETILVDGGGTSDKEKKSPGMRVLNSLKRLGINEIDYVIFTHEDSDHIEGLFHVIKRVKIKNLLYPDINLSNYGIDLAKILQKEKILINKLKRGDEFEICGVKFFVLNPYPNGKEYLRANDNNNSLSIIVEYENFKFFLSGDIENEAIEEIYNLYPDKLKNVFILKVPHHGSKNSYNENFFNILNPQISVISVGSNNFGHPSDDVINYLNSLNSKIYRTDKDGAVECEIDNNKNYNIKSYNFSEITINLFE
- a CDS encoding class I SAM-dependent methyltransferase, whose translation is MEEWYFDFFDDNYLELYLKKQKEELTFKQVDFIINALSLKMGDKVLDLGCGIGRHILELGRRGISGLGIDFNEKYIEIGKNLKGDLENIDFKKIDMREINFQNEFNAVISIWTSFGYFSDEENLFLLKKVNNSLKDNGKFLLDLENIYYMLKNLPKERWEKEGNFYILERNELNIKTSRLKTERVIINNGNNKSYIRIYRVFTYKEIEFYLKEAGFRIIKCFGGYNFEEYSIHSKRLIVISEKL
- a CDS encoding SoxR reducing system RseC family protein; protein product: MKEIGKVLENKNKFSIVEVGGSYCESCISKEKCLFHREREKLVEAENKINAKPGDIVLLEVPPKKYVFITFVIYLIPIISMFVGSILGEYIFKNIYFKGENITPILSGFIFLVFSILLIRVFNKFLLLRPKIEEVINEDFLKNLTDENS
- a CDS encoding DUF4388 domain-containing protein; the protein is MGIEGNIKDFPLIDVLNLLSFGTKTGVLVISGKKNDELLNGEIYFMGGKIVDAICGNKRGEEAFYSIFLMSEGNFTFKTQNINITPKIEKSFDNLLLEAIRKADEIKVLYSKIPDLATVLETNPNVEASEIRLSSDEWQVLNLFKDKKSIKEALKISPFSEFETLKSIYLLLSFNLLTKAEEIEIDLSKIIPKRVITPVKDALSILGLSQPRTICEKVLFKVDGVRSLQDIANELKISKQEILSCFIKLLKETKIIANISLEKIKVIERLTKEE
- a CDS encoding DEAD/DEAH box helicase, whose translation is MGERKRIIKDPLIEKIINSKNYKNNIRNIVELDEIKPNLIPLDFLNENLKNKLEKIGINFFYEYQKEVYNSIKNRENIAIISPTASGKTIAFHLPIYEFIKNGEKAIYIYPTKALTRDQERQILNLTEEIKCGVYDGDTDISLRKKIREEAQILFTNPEMIHYSILPYHTNWSRFISRLSYIVFDEAHIYNGVFGSNISSLIKRMKRIFKFYEKDVKFVFSSATVGNPEEFFYNLFGEKIKIIRGDKTPRKKKKFIFIKTPDERSILIEAMWITELLVNSDYRGIAFMRSRKGVELLYRYLREKLDEKLTKKVLPYRAGYSKERRREIEKKLLQGDINFVISTNALELGIDIGDLDIVLIVGYPGTISSFLQESGRAGRKREGYTIFIADKDPLNEYIVNHPEEIFEKGSENLIIDPENPHLLKKHILCASFEIPIHKNDDFYFKDVCENLKKEDKLKEVDGRLIPNSLNFPHKNVTLRSFEEDDFILYDEDKKEIERIDERRAYSEAHPGAVYYFEGDSFVVNDFDIRNKEIYLIKKEVDYYTQSLEIVSTKILKEMNNKKERSLQIFYGELEVTSQIYGYQKRKHFTNDLIGEFPLDLPRIVFETKGFWFTIIEEIKKDVLKFHFDFNGSIHALEHLLIGVFPLIAICDRRDLGGLSHPIHPDTDKPTIFIYDAYPGGVGFSKKGFDYIEKLLTFGLDVIKNCKCEDGCPSCIYSPKCGNKNKPLDKKGAILILEKILNL